From the genome of Eucalyptus grandis isolate ANBG69807.140 chromosome 2, ASM1654582v1, whole genome shotgun sequence, one region includes:
- the LOC104433881 gene encoding flavonoid 3',5'-hydroxylase 2, which yields MMILTNKVLLREIASAALLFLITRFFVSSLLIRLSSRKLPPGPKGWPVIGTIPLLGNMPHVALAKMAKKYGPVMYLKMGTCGMVVASTPDAARAFLKTLDINFSNRPPNAGATHLAYDAQDMVFADYGPRWKLLRKLSNLHMLGGKALEDWARVRTSELGYMLQAMCKCSKRGEPVVVPEMLTYAMANMIGQVILSRRVFVTKGSESNEFKDMVVELMTSAGIFNIGDFIPSVAWMDLQGIEGGMKRLHKKFDGLLTKMIEQHSATAHERKGNRDFLDVVMANRDNSGDEKLSLTNIKALLLNLFTAGTDTSSSIIEWSLAEMLKKPSILKRAHEEMDRVIGRHRRLEESDLPKLPYLQAICKESFRKHPSTPLNLPRVSTEACQVNGYYIPKNTRLSVNIWAIGRDPDVWENPLDFTPERFLSGRNARIDPRGNDFELIPFGAGRRICAGTRIGIMLVEYILGTFIHSFDWKLPDGVDKLNMDEAFGLALQKAVPLSAVVTPRLSVSAYAS from the exons ATGATGATTCTCACCAACAAAGTCCTGCTCCGAGAGATCGCCTCCGCGgctctcctcttcctcatcACCCGATTCTTCGTCAGCTCCCTCCTGATTCGCTTGAGCTCCCGTAAACTCCCACCGGGGCCGAAAGGGTGGCCGGTCATCGGCACCATCCCTCTCTTGGGGAACATGCCCCATGTAGCGCTGGCCAAAATGGCCAAGAAGTACGGGCCGGTGATGTACCTGAAAATGGGCACGTGCGGCATGGTCGTGGCGTCGACCCCTGACGCCGCCCGGgctttcttgaaaaccctaGACATCAACTTCTCCAATAGGCCCCCGAATGCGGGCGCGACCCACTTGGCCTATGACGCGCAGGACATGGTCTTCGCTGACTATGGCCCGAGGTGGAAGTTACTTAGGAAGCTGAGCAATTTGCACATGCTCGGAGGGAAGGCCCTCGAGGACTGGGCTCGCGTCCGAACGTCCGAGCTAGGGTACATGCTTCAAGCCATGTGCAAGTGCAGCAAGCGAGGCGAGCCGGTGGTGGTGCCGGAGATGTTGACCTATGCCATGGCGAACATGATAGGGCAAGTCATTTTGAGCCGAAGGGTGTTCGTGACGAAGGGCTCCGAGTCTAACGAATTCAAGGACATGGTGGTAGAGCTGATGACAAGCGCAG GGATCTTTAACATCGGCGACTTCATCCCGTCAGTTGCGTGGATGGACTTACAAGGGATCGAAGGTGGAATGAAGCGCTTGCACAAGAAATTCGACGGGCTTTTGACGAAGATGATCGAGCAACACTCGGCAACTGCTCACGAGCGTAAAGGAAACCGGGATTTTCTCGATGTTGTCATGGCTAACCGAGATAACTCTGGGGACGAGAAGCTTAGTTTGACCAACATTAAGGCTCTTCTCTTG AATTTGTTCACTGCGGGCACTGATACTTCATCGAGCATAATCGAGTGGTCGCTGGCCGAGATGTTGAAGAAGCCCAGCATCCTCAAGCGAGCCCACGAAGAGATGGACCGAGTCATCGGGCGGCACCGACGCCTTGAGGAATCCGACCTCCCGAAGCTCCCGTACTTGCAGGCCATATGCAAGGAGAGCTTCCGAAAACATCCATCGACACCACTAAACCTACCGAGAGTCTCGACCGAGGCGTGCCAAGTGAACGGCTACTACATCCCCAAGAACACGAGGCTGAGCGTGAACATATGGGCGATCGGGCGGGACCCGGACGTTTGGGAGAACCCTCTGGACTTCACCCCGGAGCGGTTCCTGAGCGGGAGGAACGCAAGGATTGACCCCCGCGGGAACGACTTCGAGCTTATCCCGTTCGGGGCGGGGCGGAGGATCTGCGCCGGGACGAGGATCGGGATCATGCTGGTCGAGTACATACTGGGGACGTTTATTCACTCGTTCGACTGGAAGCTGCCGGACGGCGTGGATAAGCTGAACATGGACGAGGCATTCGGCCTGGCGTTGCAAAAGGCCGTGCCCCTCTCGGCCGTCGTCACCCCACGGCTCTCCGTTAGCGCGTACGCATCTTAG